From a single Oscarella lobularis chromosome 20, ooOscLobu1.1, whole genome shotgun sequence genomic region:
- the LOC136199058 gene encoding kelch domain-containing protein 2-like, whose amino-acid sequence MGASFSFKYPPTQDHIAAVLGKKIYIIGGMQLFPEREKNRLHPLNEIFVIDTDTSQGKTDKAALRQEIRSTLPNTFGSGCAVAKQKIYLFGGGLNPAEKIPRYSNDLFCFDVNLTEWLGVSVKGEKPAGRSGLGMCTIGDQIVLFGGYGPQHDDSFRKRGFSWKQRRKGGEGGWNNELAVFDLKDPYEGVWKWPAEGRQLNWPLARTGHTLTPTKNRQIVLYGGNNWTGTLSDLHVLSADTWTWTEVSGHADCPMPAVSFHSATFVEGKSGIGLLLILGGKKEIKNETAVESITVTEDTVIALDTGVSFSLSHPGIARSSHTVSQVPNSGDKPTTLYIHGGLDQDGNTTNKSQLLQWSAECPTSLIHLKSFTSVVPTTHDPRSSEFQQKIIEKQQERIRKIQTGEEDKVTEATRSHTFPSVDKPQKRKQQTDATEKKTNNLNRKNNECNTSDESL is encoded by the exons ATGG GCGCCAGCTTTAGTTTCAAATACCCACCTACACAAGACCACATCGCTGCCGTACTGGGAAAGAAAATCTACATCATCGGGGGAATGCAGTTGTTCCctgaacgcgaaaaaaatcgcctACATCCACTGAATGAAATTTTCGTTATCGACACCGATACTTCTCAGGGAAAAACAGATAAGGCTGCCCTTCGCCAGGAAATCCGATCAACGTTGCCAAATACTTTCGGAAGTGGATGTGCCgttgcaaaacaaaaaatctaCCTTTTTGGAGGTGGGCTGAACCCAGCAGAAAAGATTCCGCGGTATTCAAACGACCTCTTCTGTTTCGACGTCAACCTAACGGAGTGGCTTGGCGTTTCGGTTAAAGGAGAAAAGCCCGCGGGCCGTTCGGGACTAGGAATGTGCACCATTGGCGACCAGATAGTTCTGTTCGGTGGTTACGGCCCTCAGCATGACGATTCTTTCAGAAAACGTGGCTTTTCTTGGAAACAACGAAGGAAGGGTGGAGAAGGAGGTTGGAACAATGAATTGGCTGTTTTTGACCTAAAAGATCCTTACGAAG GTGTTTGGAAATGGCCCGCTGAAGGTAGACAACTGAATTGGCCCTTGGCAAGGACGGGTCACACCTTAACTCCCACTAAAAACAGACAAATCGTATTATACGGCGGCAACAACTGGACTGGAACGCTAAGCGACTTACATGTACTGTCCGCTGACACTTGG ACTTGGACAGAGGTATCAGGACACGCTGATTGTCCTATGCCTGCGGTCAGCTTTCACAGTGCTACTTTCGTTGAAGGAAAATCGGGCATTGGTCTTCTTCTTATCCTCGGCGGAAAGAAGGAAATCAAGAATGAGACTGCGGTTGAAAGCATAACAGTGACAGAAGACACTGTTATAGCCTTGGATACTGGAGTTTCATTTTCT CTGTCACATCCTGGTATTGCAAGGTCAAGCCACACCGTTTCTCAGGTGCCAAATTCCGGTGATAAGCCTACAACATTATACATTCACGGCGGACTTGATCAAGACGGCAACACTACAAACAAATCTCAACTACTTCAATGGA GCGCCGAGTGTCCGACTTCCCTAATTCATCTGAAGTCGTTTACGTCCGTCGTTCCAACTACGCACGATCCAAGAAGTTCGGAGTTTCAGCAGAAGATCATCGAAAAGCAGCAAGAAAGGATCAG GAAAATTCAAACTGGTgaagaagacaaagtcaCAGAAGCAACAAGAAGTCACACATTTCCTTCCGTCGACAAACctcagaaaagaaaaca GCAAACTGACGCTacggagaagaagacaaacaATTTGAACAGAAAGAACAACGAATGTAACACAAGTGACGAGTCACTCTGA
- the LOC136199057 gene encoding uncharacterized protein — protein MRLFVALLLLLLAVRVNSQHSPDSDFTLFSPSVQGVNTWQPFYDWTKNGPSRVGALYPATTIVLGEINKKEEQLLIVSPDYQYDDEHTSTTWIFQPHLNSWIALYLQARNAIPGIVQHYSLTTLCKSTVVLFGGHMFGNRLAPVSDTWILDGDGRELHWEKVDPALNNSTFISPRYAHASAAIYQSKSPCSCKESVLLFGGATHDNEVLGDLWEFRCVSEGVYQWLMINESLSNGTNSTRPSPRFFHAAVSDANKTTVYFSGGVDNEQMFQDIWAYSVVDNSWAIVSQSLPCVEDWKNPDDTIAFFLSRGQERGNVIICCNICPIVFNTESRQVLYGRDLTISGFTSLGPFPPGHSKGSKNFTGGVVGNSVVFLTNKDKYQQQLVWNLTATTEHLLTWTPYPETPSVPRALDSSHLTLETGYPNENLRPIMFALGHGSDDFLTSNTHAVQEVTMLNLRTGQWYLSRDRDTNNAPPAQNGYSATTLRPGNVPILVLYGGLDEEGLSTNLTWGFFSRTDRWYIFGYGPGCRFLHSAVELSNSSMLVFGGLTGCNVGGVSQFHVSDDLVKFSLSGNLHVDPDGAWSSIEPVMSRKPSARFGHSAAYVDNVMIVYGGLTSANSSFVQQACLADMWLYSGEENSWVNVSQPSVFPGRRCYHSVSVLQSKMFLSGGCTSVVGFALYNEERCSAAAAGLWLYDLNNSNIWLRLTETTSLLNPGMFSSVSVWSFAESSQSYVVSTSRTSSDNGEHVFLITAVGCPDGYFAPDFTEGRCRKCPLHTYSSDGQNNCTSCPHVLGTPSLGSTSVLNCTICRKPKYCDHGTCTVNGNSLASGKFSEAVNCNCDNHFALDDDGKCTKDVFRIPLVIAVFSVIGSIIVLIGLTYICYRVRKSIVKGKSASAVLYESIALTTISSGDVKVLRGARIGSGAYGTVYKAMYGRTEVAYKELKDASNMTFKREINVLKNLRHPNVVSFYGEGMDNESELRFVIMELLPRSMHDFLTDCRKKKKNGLTVVRFVKGEESQYDKFAKDIAHGMAFLHNTGYDRRPAIIHRDLKPGNLLLTHNNSVKIADFGFARTISDKDYFITDESCLPKRHSSSPDPIKERERALTLQRGTFGYCAPEVWLSPKDKKEKFPSLKPDVFSYGMVLYEIWTLNHPMRAEKKEEEEKARRKNPTKAASPEGEQELNEEAQNAVYQCMINEDCRPKFDGSTPVDREVQGLIQLYWNTNPNYRPNFSDIVGMWSGKKIN, from the exons ATGCGTCTTTTTGTTGccctgctgctgctgcttcttgCAGTGCGCGTGAACTCTCAACACAGCCCAGATTCCGATTTCACGCTCTTCAGTCCGTCTGTTCAGGGAGTAAACACCTGGCAGCCATTTTACGACTGGACGAAAAACGGTCCGTCAAGAGTGGGAGCACTCTatccggcgacgacaatCGTTCTAGGCGAGATAAACAAGAAAGAGGAACAGCTGTTGATAGTTTCGCCCGACTATCAGTACGACGATGAGCACACGTCTACCACGTGGATATTTCAGCCGCATTTGAACTCCTGGATTGCTCTCTATCTTCAAGCAAGGAATGCCATTCCGGGTATCGTTCAGCATTACAGCCTCACGACATTATGCAAGAGCACGGTTGTGCTCTTTGGCGGGCACATGTTTGGCAATAGGCTGGCGCCTGTGAGCGACACTTGGATTCTCGACGGAGATGGGCGAGAACTTCATTGGGAAAAAGTAGATCCAGCTCTAAACAACTCGACTTTTATCTCACCTAGATATGCCCACGCCTCGGCGGCAATTTACCAGAGTAAGAGCCCGTGCAGCTGCAAAGAATCTGTACTTTTATTTGGCGGGGCTACACATGACAATGAAGTACTTGGCGATCTTTGGGAATTTCGCTGTGTCTCTGAGGGCGTCTATCAGTGGCTCATGATCAACGAGTCGCTCTCTAACGGTACGAACAGTACTCGGCCGTCACCTCGTTTCTTTCACGCAGCTGTATCTGACGCCAACAAGACAACAGTATACTTTTCTGGAGGCGTAGACAATGAACAAATGTTTCAAGATATATGGGCCTATTCTGTTGTTGACAACAGTTGGGCTATTGTTAGCCAATCTCTGCCCTGCGTCGAGGACTGGAAAAATCCAGATGACACGAttgccttttttcttagcaGAGGGCAAGAACGAGGAAACGTCATTATCTGCTGTAACATTTGTCCTATCGTTTTCAACACAGAAAGCCGGCAGGTATTGTACGGAAGGGATCTAACTATTTCTGGTTTCACTTCGCTTGGCCCATTCCCGCCCGGTCACAGCAAAGGCTCGAAAAATTTTACTGGTGGCGTTGTTGGAAATAGCGTAGTGTTTCTAACGAATAAGGACAAGTATCAACAGCAGCTGGTGTGGAATCTTACTGCTACTACAGAACATCTACTCACTTGGACTCCTTATCCTGAGACGCCGAGCGTACCACGAGCGTTAGACAGTTCTCATCTTACACTTGAAACCGGGTACCCTAATGAGAACCTGAGGCCAATAATGTTTGCTCTTGGTCATGGGTCTGACGATTTTCTCACGTCAAACACGCATGCTGTTCAAGAAGTCACGATGCTGAATCTTAGAACGGGGCAGTGGTACCTTAGTAGAGACAGAGACACTAACAACGCGCCACCAGCTCAGAATGGTTACAGTGCAACGACGCTAAGACCCGGAAATGTTCCAATTCTCGTTCTATACGGAGGCTTGGACGAAGAAGGACTGTCCACGAATTTAACGTGGGGATTCTTTTCTCGCACAGATCGCTGGTACATATTTGGCTATGGTCCAggctgtcgttttcttcattcAGCTGTAGAACTCTCGAACAGTAGCATGCTCGTGTTCGGCGGACTAACAGGATGCAACGTTGGCGGTGTGTCTCAGTTTCACGTTTCTGACGACCTCGTGAAGTTCAGTCTTTCCGGGAATCTTCACGTCGATCCAG ATGGTGCGTGGTCTTCTATTGAACCCGTCATGTCGCGAAAGCCGTCGGCGAGATTTGGTCACAGCGCTGCTTACGTTGACAATGTTATGATTGTTTACGGAGGACTGACGTCTGCAAACAGCAGCTTCGTTCAGCAAGCCTGTCTTGCTGACATGTGGTTGTATTCGGGCGAGGAAAACTCTTGGGTGAATGTTAGTCAGCCCTCTGTCTTTCCTGGACGGCGGTGTTATCACTCCGTATCTGTCCTACAGTCTAAGATGTTTTTATCTGGCGGTTGCACGTCCGTGGTTGGCTTTGCTCTGTACAACGAGGAGAGATGCAGTGCCGCTGCGGCTGGTCTCTGGCTGTACGATCTTAACAATTCGAACATCTGGTTACGGTTAACCGAGACAACGAGTCTGCTCAACCCCGGAATGTTTTCTTCGGTCTCGGTTTGGAGCTTTGCAGAGTCTTCCCAGTCATATGTTGTTTCAACCAGCAGAACGAGCAGTGACAACGGCGAACACGTGTTTCTTATCACAGCAGTAGGATGTCCTGACGGCTACTTTGCGCCAGATTTTACCGAAGGCAGGTGCAGGAAATGTCCACTACACACGTATTCTAGCGATGGGCAAAATAACTGTACATCTTGCCCTCATGTACTTGGCACTCCGTCTCTAGGTAGCACAAGCGTTCTTAATTGCACTATTTGTCGTAAGCCGAAATACTGCGATCATGGAACTTGCACAGTAAACGGCAATTCTTTAGCTTCGGGAAAGTTTTCCGAAGCTGTAAATTGCAACTGTGACAATCATTTTGCTCTGGACGATGACGGAAAGTGCACGAAGGATGTATTTAGAATACCATTAGTAATTGCCGTATTTTCCGTCATTGGAAGTATCATAGTCCTTATTGGGTTGACATACATTTGTTACCGAGTAAGGAAGTCAATTGTAAAAGGAAAGTCTGCTAGTGCAGTTTTATATGAATCTATAGCGCTGACAACAATTTCCTCAGGGGACGTGAAAGTTCTCCGTGGAGCGCGGATTGGAAGCGGTGCGTACGGTACTGTCTACAAAGCAATGTACGGTCGGACAGAAGTTGCATATAAAGAGCTTAAAGATGCCAGTAACATGACTTTTAAAAGAGAGATTAATGTTTTGAAAAACCTGCGTCATCCCAACGTTGTCTCCTTCTATGGTGAGGGAATGGATAATGAAAGCGAATTACGCTTTGTGATCATGGAATTGCTCCCCCGATCAATGCACGATTTTCTTACTGATtgtcgaaagaaaaagaaaaatggaTTGACTGTAGTTCGATTTGTAAAGGGAGAAGAAAGCCAGTACGACAAGTTTGCGAAAGACATCGCTCATGGAATGGCGTTTCTCCATAATACGGGGTATGATAGGCGACCCGCTATTATTCACAGGGACTTAAAACCTGGAAACCTGTTGCTGACGCATAATAACAGTGTGAAGATTGCTGATTTTGGTTTTGCTAGAACTATTTCGGACAAGGATTATTTCATAACAGATGAAAGCTGCTTGCCCAAACGTCATTCGTCTTCTCCTGATCCGATCAAGGAACGTGAGCGCGCTCTGACGCTCCAACGAGGAACATTTGGTTACTGCGCTCCAGAAGTATGGCTTTCGCcaaaagacaaaaaggaaaaatttcCGAGCTTGAAACCGGACGTATTCAG CTACGGAATGGTCTTGTATGAAATTTGGACTCTTAACCATCCTATGAGggcagaaaaaaaggaagaagaggaaaaggctAGAAGAAAGAACCCTACAAAAGCAGCGTCTCCTGAAGGAGAACAAGAATTGAACGAGGAAGCTCAAAATGCAGTATACCAATGTATGATTAACGAGGATTGCAGGCCAAAATTTGATGGCAGTACTCCGGTTGACCGAGAGGTTCAAGGTCTAATACAACTTTATTGGAATACAAATCCAAATTATCGACCAAATTTTTCTGATATTGTTGGAATGTGGAGtggcaaaaaaatcaattaa
- the LOC136199196 gene encoding thioredoxin-related transmembrane protein 1-like, with product MLERSRVKRSEPGSAMNAHAFSRHVTILNTARMRLLDTRTSTMARTTAFRVAFLVVACAAIVARTDDAATTSHVQAITEENAHLIEEGEWMLEFFAPWCPACKKFDPVWNEFGQWASDSGVRVGKVDVTVESGLSGRFLITALPTIYHVKNKVYRIYDGHRSLDDLMSYVEEQKWESVEPVAWWRAPSSPFMVLLGTTFKVSMALRDVHRVLTESYGIPNWGAYGIFALATIIIGVLIGTMIVCLADCFVGRKPTMAPPPPPTKKGSPNGADKESEENSASAVAKEGKEQSRHRRKGKNKKDN from the exons ATGCTCGAAAGGTCAAGAGTCAAGCGTTCAGAGCCAGGTAGTGCAATGAACGCCCACGCTTTTTCGAGGCACGTGACCATTCTAAATACGGCGCGCATGCGGCTTCTCGACACAAGAACTTCGACCATGGCTCGTACGACGGCGTttcgcgtcgcttttctcgtcgtcgcgtgcgccgcgatcgtcgcgcgaaCGGACGACGCCGCGACGACCTCGCACGTTCAGGCGATAACGGAAGAGAACGCTCATCTCATCGAAGAAGGCGAATGGATGCTCGAATT TTTCGCTCCCTGGTGTCCCGCGTGCAAAAAATTCGATCCCGTATGGAACGAATTCGGTCAATGGGCGAGCGACTCGGGCGTTCGCGTGGGAAAAGTAGACGTTACAGTGGAATCAG GTCTAAGCGGTCGTTTTCTCATCACCGCTCTACCGACGATATATCA CGTTAAAAACAAAGTCTATCGTATTTACGACGGACATCGATCGCTGGACGATCTGATGTCGTACGTCGAGGAACAGAAGTGGGAGTCGGTCGAACCGGTGGCGTGGTGGCGCGCCCCATCGTCGCCCTT TATGGTTCTGCTTGGGACTACTTTCAAAGTTTCCATGGCATTGAGA GATGTTCATCGCGTTTTGACCGAATCGTATGGAATTCCCAACTGGGGTGCATACGGAATTTTCGCCTTGGCAACGATTATCATAGGCGTTCTAATAGGAACG ATGATTGTATGTCTGGCCGATTGTTTTGTTGGTCGAAAGCCCACGATGGCTCCGCCTCCACCTCCGACCAAAAAGGGGTCCCCAAACGGGGCGGATAAGGAAAGCGAGGAGAATAGTGCGAGCGCCGTAGCGAAGGAGGGAAAGGAGCAGAGTCGTCATCGACGGAAGGGAAAAAATAAGAAGGATAACTAA